From Psychrobacillus sp. FSL K6-2836, a single genomic window includes:
- a CDS encoding type IV pilus twitching motility protein PilT, producing the protein MKEKLHQLLQASFELGTSDLHLTVGMPPMMRLHGELKRFGQDILKPIDTEEMAKVAIVPNLWDTFIEKGDLDFSYSLPGVSRFRVNAYYQRNCVSLAFRVIPTEIPTFEELNLPTILHDIAKKPQGLVLVTGPTGSGKSTTLASMIQEMNQTVKKHIITLEDPIEYLHSHGTCIINQREVGFDTKTFASGLRASLRQDPDVILVGEMRDLETISTAITAAETGHLVLATLHTTSASMTIDRIIDVFPPSQQPQVRIQLASVLQAVISQRLFQSISGKGRVAAFEILLNVPAVKNLIRNEKIHQIHSVIQSSKSMGMQTMESELERLAKGKLVTSEQLEPYFAEKMI; encoded by the coding sequence ATGAAAGAAAAGTTACATCAGTTGTTACAAGCATCTTTTGAACTTGGAACCTCTGATTTACATTTAACAGTTGGTATGCCCCCAATGATGCGATTACATGGGGAATTAAAAAGGTTTGGACAAGATATATTAAAACCAATAGACACGGAAGAAATGGCCAAAGTAGCAATAGTTCCAAATCTATGGGACACATTTATAGAAAAGGGGGATCTCGATTTCTCTTATAGTTTGCCTGGAGTTTCTAGATTTCGTGTAAATGCGTACTATCAACGAAATTGTGTTAGTCTTGCCTTCCGTGTAATACCAACAGAAATTCCGACTTTCGAGGAGTTAAATTTGCCAACTATCTTACATGATATTGCAAAGAAACCTCAAGGACTAGTATTAGTTACAGGTCCGACTGGTTCAGGGAAATCTACCACACTTGCATCGATGATTCAAGAAATGAATCAAACTGTCAAAAAACATATTATTACATTAGAAGATCCAATCGAATATTTACATTCTCATGGCACCTGTATTATCAATCAACGAGAAGTGGGATTTGACACGAAAACTTTTGCATCTGGATTGAGAGCTTCGCTACGACAAGATCCTGACGTAATACTAGTTGGTGAAATGAGAGATTTAGAAACTATTTCTACGGCAATTACTGCAGCAGAAACTGGCCATCTAGTACTTGCTACATTACATACAACGAGTGCATCCATGACGATCGATCGTATCATCGATGTATTTCCGCCGAGTCAGCAACCGCAAGTAAGAATTCAATTGGCTTCCGTGCTTCAGGCGGTGATTTCACAGCGACTTTTCCAATCCATTAGCGGGAAAGGTAGAGTAGCTGCATTTGAAATATTATTAAATGTTCCAGCAGTAAAAAACTTAATTAGAAATGAAAAAATCCATCAAATTCATTCTGTTATACAGTCAAGCAAATCAATGGGGATGCAAACAATGGAAAGTGAATTAGAACGACTAGCTAAAGGGAAGTTAGTTACTTCGGAACAGCTAGAACCTTATTTTGCGGAGAAGATGATTTAA
- a CDS encoding type II secretion system F family protein, which translates to MAYFQYSGRDKKGEIVRGIMRAPTADDAKLKLRKKGIAAREIMKKTGFLYQELNLGSGKVPFKDLVIFIRQFSTLIKAGISILDATAILKDQTSHKNLKQVLADIEEDLKEGHPFSVAAEQHPKVFPVLFTNMLKAGEAGGQFDEILDQLAVYYEKQNETKQKVQSAMMYPAVLGIVAIGVVIFMIGFIVPRFASMFTSFGAELPFITKFLLDLSAIFQTWWWVALLLIVGISIAVSVLIKRDPYRYLAHSIILRLPIFGPVVQKSTLARMTRTLSSLYAASVPVTQSLLVVRKVVGNAVIEEIIENASKSVQEGNSLATPMVGHWAIPSFVSQMIVLGEKSGTLDFMLAKVADFYEQEVDTSAERLKSLIEPAMILFLAVVIGGIVAAIMIPMFSIFSEVQ; encoded by the coding sequence ATGGCTTACTTTCAATACAGTGGTAGAGATAAAAAAGGAGAAATAGTCAGAGGTATCATGCGTGCTCCAACAGCTGATGATGCAAAATTAAAACTTCGTAAAAAAGGTATAGCCGCTCGTGAGATTATGAAGAAAACAGGTTTTTTGTATCAAGAATTAAATTTAGGTAGTGGAAAAGTTCCTTTCAAGGATTTAGTTATTTTTATACGCCAGTTTTCGACTCTCATTAAAGCGGGTATATCCATATTAGATGCGACTGCGATTTTAAAGGATCAAACTTCTCATAAAAATTTGAAGCAAGTTTTAGCAGATATTGAGGAAGATCTCAAAGAAGGTCATCCTTTTTCGGTAGCGGCAGAGCAGCATCCTAAAGTGTTCCCTGTGTTATTTACGAATATGTTGAAGGCTGGAGAGGCTGGAGGACAATTTGACGAGATTTTAGATCAGTTAGCAGTATATTATGAAAAACAAAATGAAACGAAACAAAAAGTACAGTCTGCAATGATGTATCCAGCAGTGCTTGGTATCGTTGCCATAGGTGTTGTTATTTTCATGATAGGTTTTATCGTTCCAAGATTTGCGAGCATGTTTACTTCTTTTGGAGCAGAATTGCCATTCATAACGAAATTTCTATTGGATTTAAGTGCTATTTTTCAAACTTGGTGGTGGGTAGCTCTATTATTAATAGTTGGAATAAGTATCGCAGTAAGTGTTCTAATAAAGCGTGATCCATATCGATACTTAGCTCACAGTATAATACTTAGATTACCAATTTTCGGTCCTGTTGTTCAAAAGTCAACTCTTGCTCGAATGACAAGAACTTTAAGTAGTTTATATGCCGCTAGCGTTCCGGTGACTCAATCGTTATTAGTCGTACGCAAAGTTGTGGGAAATGCGGTTATTGAAGAAATTATTGAAAACGCTAGTAAAAGTGTTCAAGAAGGTAACTCTTTAGCAACTCCTATGGTGGGACATTGGGCAATTCCTTCATTTGTATCACAAATGATTGTTCTTGGCGAAAAATCTGGGACGCTCGATTTTATGCTTGCAAAGGTAGCGGATTTTTATGAGCAAGAAGTCGATACTTCTGCTGAAAGATTGAAGTCACTTATAGAACCGGCGATGATTTTGTTTTTGGCTGTAGTAATTGGAGGAATCGTGGCAGCTATAATGATTCCTATGTTTTCAATCTTTTCAGAAGTTCAATGA
- a CDS encoding prepilin-type N-terminal cleavage/methylation domain-containing protein — MKKWLKTIKNEKGLTLIELLAVVVILGIIAAIAIPSISGIIENSKKDAHVANALLIINAAKLAEASNATVGTTPVKVSERLKGTTPTNVTVTELVNAGFLDSVPKDPQSNVAYDGTTSVVTYDSTAKVYKITLKGSGTGAKTYFTTISEETLNNVGREAVGKTGTAGSASTIS; from the coding sequence ATGAAAAAATGGTTGAAAACGATTAAGAATGAAAAAGGTTTAACGCTAATTGAATTATTAGCAGTTGTAGTTATTTTAGGGATTATTGCAGCGATTGCGATTCCGTCAATCTCAGGAATTATTGAGAATTCGAAGAAAGATGCCCATGTTGCAAATGCATTATTAATAATTAACGCTGCTAAACTAGCTGAGGCTTCAAATGCTACTGTTGGAACTACTCCTGTAAAAGTTAGTGAAAGATTAAAAGGAACCACTCCTACAAATGTTACTGTTACCGAATTAGTGAATGCAGGGTTTCTAGATTCTGTTCCAAAAGATCCCCAAAGTAATGTCGCTTATGATGGTACCACATCTGTGGTGACTTATGATAGTACAGCTAAAGTATATAAAATTACATTAAAAGGCTCAGGTACTGGTGCGAAAACTTATTTTACGACAATTTCTGAAGAAACTTTAAATAATGTAGGTAGAGAAGCTGTAGGCAAAACGGGAACAGCGGGTTCAGCATCTACTATTTCATAA
- the pilM gene encoding type IV pilus biogenesis protein PilM, giving the protein MFTYWKSQPAVFITFTQRYIRILVGGRKNEYIKFIQQVIEEGTFQSGQIVHEERLIQQLTSIIKKHKLQGLPTFFSFSQHDLLLRSTTIPQSVPPSEWKGHLYLELGESFHLPFSDPIIEIVGDNRAMGKDEVIALAVPEKDVNMIERILTKAKLRPVIIDVPFLSLYRLFAEMNKIEESAHVLLIHLELDVMQLSMFNDHKPVYVRTMGIRPFESFSGYETRTGFQYIQVDGNEMVLEGHLAIIEKEVARLQSFYLYNLRNGKHAIDTICITGDHPLLPKIASNLQTNELLAVYQMTGDKWATKDGVHIPASFAELVGLSWK; this is encoded by the coding sequence ATGTTTACATATTGGAAATCACAACCTGCTGTTTTTATTACGTTTACCCAAAGATACATACGTATTTTAGTTGGTGGGAGGAAGAATGAATATATTAAGTTTATACAACAAGTTATTGAAGAGGGGACTTTTCAGTCAGGTCAGATAGTACATGAAGAACGACTTATTCAGCAATTGACGTCTATTATCAAAAAGCATAAACTTCAAGGTTTACCTACTTTTTTCTCTTTTTCTCAACATGATTTGCTTTTGCGTTCCACTACAATTCCCCAATCCGTTCCTCCAAGTGAATGGAAAGGTCATTTATATTTGGAACTAGGAGAATCTTTTCATCTACCTTTTTCCGATCCTATTATAGAAATTGTAGGCGATAATCGAGCAATGGGGAAAGATGAAGTGATTGCCCTTGCTGTTCCTGAAAAAGATGTCAATATGATTGAGAGGATTTTAACAAAAGCAAAGCTAAGACCGGTTATTATTGATGTTCCTTTTTTAAGTTTATATCGTTTATTTGCAGAAATGAACAAGATAGAAGAATCCGCCCATGTTCTACTAATTCACTTAGAATTAGATGTTATGCAGTTAAGTATGTTTAATGATCATAAACCAGTTTATGTGCGAACAATGGGTATTCGACCATTTGAGTCCTTTTCAGGATACGAGACACGCACTGGATTTCAATATATTCAAGTAGATGGAAATGAAATGGTGCTAGAGGGTCATCTTGCTATCATAGAGAAAGAAGTAGCTCGACTGCAATCATTTTATTTATATAATTTACGAAATGGGAAACACGCTATTGATACGATTTGTATTACAGGCGATCATCCACTGCTCCCTAAAATTGCTTCTAATCTACAGACGAATGAACTATTAGCTGTGTATCAAATGACGGGCGACAAATGGGCGACAAAAGATGGTGTCCATATTCCTGCTTCTTTTGCAGAGCTTGTTGGACTTTCTTGGAAATAG
- a CDS encoding PilN domain-containing protein, translating into MYIDINLLQKKTRKIEWFVVAIILTVVVLFVVFFLYSLHNQEKSVEQQLESNLENELLLQQTEQQNIASSISDKEQLKSLVEWAETRPVPTVFLLMHLSQSFPERGFIKLFTYTINNSSVSLTGQFESNAEAAHYLTTLKASPYVLDATIISLATNTELENTAVSDTQQFQLRVEAIYEIIIDIESLKQAADEEVPSS; encoded by the coding sequence ATGTATATAGATATTAACTTACTTCAAAAGAAAACGAGAAAAATAGAGTGGTTTGTTGTTGCAATTATACTAACTGTAGTTGTTTTGTTCGTGGTCTTTTTTCTGTATTCCTTACATAATCAAGAGAAGTCTGTCGAACAACAATTAGAATCCAATTTAGAGAATGAGTTATTGTTGCAGCAAACAGAGCAACAAAATATAGCGAGTAGTATATCTGATAAAGAGCAGTTAAAAAGTCTTGTAGAGTGGGCAGAGACTAGACCAGTTCCTACTGTATTTTTGTTAATGCATTTATCACAAAGTTTCCCGGAACGTGGTTTTATCAAATTATTTACTTATACTATTAATAATTCTTCTGTATCACTTACAGGACAGTTTGAATCTAATGCTGAAGCAGCGCATTATTTAACAACGCTGAAAGCTTCGCCCTATGTGCTGGATGCAACCATAATATCTCTAGCTACTAATACAGAGCTTGAAAATACTGCTGTTAGTGATACGCAACAGTTTCAGCTCCGAGTAGAAGCAATCTATGAAATTATAATAGACATAGAAAGTTTAAAACAAGCAGCAGATGAGGAGGTGCCTTCCTCATGA
- a CDS encoding LysM peptidoglycan-binding domain-containing protein, with the protein MIHFQKRHWLTIMIGILLILIFGGLYYFTSFSTMKEHNVTLEKQLTNVKSEQTTEIDTEELQQDLAELVVKVPVEQLVDSIVLDLEGAAVGSDSIILNAAFSDLQKEKQPVSLEEDTSLAEQLTEEAPSSLDNINGELITAEEVVIPPEGLEAISISLTVLSKDFEALTKFLENIRKNPRIYVVESFSFQGYEEGEVLPGPQEDHLEYSVVMSTYYAPLITEVANKFGLVIPPVSNKDNPIYDVIEEQQAPSIQENTLVETETEIEVEESTREDSVAPEPENPSDKTYKVQPGDTLYSISMKFYNSRTGESIIKNANKLNSDMVIIGEKLLIP; encoded by the coding sequence ATGATTCATTTCCAGAAGCGACATTGGTTAACGATTATGATAGGAATACTACTTATACTTATTTTTGGTGGGCTATATTATTTCACTTCATTTTCTACTATGAAAGAACATAATGTTACTTTAGAAAAGCAACTGACAAATGTAAAATCTGAACAAACGACGGAAATCGATACGGAAGAATTACAACAAGATTTAGCAGAACTTGTTGTAAAGGTTCCTGTTGAACAGTTGGTAGATTCCATCGTGCTAGATTTGGAAGGTGCAGCAGTTGGCTCGGATAGTATTATATTGAATGCAGCTTTTTCTGACTTGCAGAAAGAGAAGCAACCAGTTTCACTAGAAGAAGATACTTCACTTGCTGAGCAATTAACAGAGGAAGCACCGTCTAGTTTAGATAACATAAATGGAGAGTTAATCACTGCAGAGGAAGTAGTTATACCGCCTGAAGGATTAGAAGCAATTTCTATATCCTTAACGGTATTATCAAAAGACTTCGAGGCTTTGACAAAGTTTTTAGAAAATATACGTAAAAACCCACGCATTTATGTGGTTGAATCTTTTTCATTTCAAGGGTATGAAGAAGGGGAAGTGTTACCAGGACCTCAGGAAGATCATCTTGAATACAGTGTAGTAATGTCTACATATTACGCACCATTAATCACAGAAGTAGCCAATAAGTTTGGATTAGTTATACCACCTGTCTCTAATAAAGACAATCCAATATATGATGTTATAGAGGAACAACAAGCTCCATCAATCCAAGAAAATACATTGGTTGAGACTGAGACTGAAATTGAAGTTGAAGAATCTACTAGGGAGGATTCAGTAGCTCCAGAACCTGAAAATCCTTCCGACAAAACATATAAAGTGCAACCAGGAGATACACTCTATTCCATTTCTATGAAATTTTACAACTCACGCACGGGAGAATCCATTATCAAAAATGCTAATAAGCTAAACTCTGATATGGTGATTATTGGTGAAAAGTTATTAATACCATAA
- a CDS encoding prepilin peptidase: protein MEIIFMFLFFLYGLVFGSFFNVVGLRIPKGESIVRPPSHCTGCDRQLTIKDLIPVFSYVFLKGKCRGCGTKIHWVYPVMELVTGLLFAFAYYHLGFTLELAVALLFVSLLVIITVSDIAYMLIPDKILLFFLIPLIVLRVFEPLNPWWDSIIGAAVGFGVLFLIAVVSKGGMGGGDIKLFFVIGLVLGWVPTLLTLFLASIIGTVIGIISLRRSKQGRKTPIPFGPSIAIAAIIAYFYGELLVDWYMNLFF from the coding sequence ATGGAAATTATATTCATGTTTTTATTTTTCTTATACGGTCTAGTTTTCGGTTCTTTCTTTAATGTAGTTGGTTTGCGTATTCCGAAAGGGGAGTCGATTGTTCGTCCACCTTCGCATTGCACGGGTTGCGATCGTCAATTAACGATTAAAGATTTAATACCTGTCTTTTCCTATGTATTTTTAAAAGGGAAATGTCGTGGGTGTGGCACGAAGATTCATTGGGTGTATCCGGTGATGGAGCTAGTGACTGGCCTTCTTTTTGCCTTTGCTTACTATCACTTAGGCTTCACGTTGGAGTTAGCGGTTGCGCTATTGTTTGTTTCACTTTTAGTCATTATTACGGTGTCGGATATTGCATATATGCTTATTCCTGATAAAATTCTGTTATTCTTTTTGATCCCTTTAATAGTGTTAAGAGTATTTGAACCACTTAACCCATGGTGGGATAGTATTATCGGTGCTGCTGTTGGGTTTGGTGTGTTATTCCTCATTGCAGTTGTGTCCAAAGGCGGCATGGGCGGGGGGGATATTAAATTATTCTTCGTAATAGGTTTAGTTTTAGGTTGGGTTCCGACTCTATTAACTCTATTTTTAGCCTCTATTATTGGTACAGTTATTGGTATTATATCTTTAAGAAGATCTAAACAAGGTAGAAAAACGCCTATACCATTTGGTCCGTCCATCGCAATAGCGGCAATTATCGCTTATTTTTATGGTGAGTTGCTTGTCGATTGGTATATGAATTTGTTTTTTTAA
- a CDS encoding Maf family protein yields MKLTTNNRFILASESPRRKELFSKLGIPFEVIASGAAEVVEGNLSVEEVAVNIAIGKTTAILHENPTAIVIAADTIVSYGDELLMKPKDKAEAKTFLQKLSGDTHQVTTGVAIYGEGCSISFAETTLVKFFDLTEEQIDAYVATGDSLDKAGAYGIQTMGGLFVESIQGDYNNVMGLPISRLFKALLSLRLLEIERVVNS; encoded by the coding sequence TTGAAACTAACAACTAACAATCGATTTATTTTAGCTAGTGAGTCACCTAGAAGAAAGGAACTCTTTAGTAAACTCGGTATTCCATTTGAGGTGATAGCTTCAGGAGCTGCAGAAGTAGTGGAAGGAAATCTTTCTGTAGAAGAAGTGGCAGTGAACATCGCTATTGGCAAAACAACAGCTATCTTACATGAGAACCCTACCGCAATTGTTATAGCGGCGGATACAATTGTAAGCTATGGGGATGAATTATTGATGAAACCGAAAGATAAAGCTGAAGCAAAAACCTTTCTACAAAAACTTTCTGGAGATACACACCAAGTGACTACGGGTGTTGCTATCTATGGTGAGGGCTGTTCGATTAGTTTTGCAGAAACTACCTTGGTGAAGTTTTTTGATCTGACTGAAGAACAAATAGATGCTTATGTGGCAACGGGAGATTCCTTAGACAAAGCTGGTGCTTATGGAATTCAAACAATGGGTGGGTTATTCGTTGAAAGTATTCAGGGAGATTATAATAATGTGATGGGACTTCCAATCAGTCGTTTGTTTAAAGCATTATTATCACTACGTTTGTTAGAAATTGAGCGAGTGGTGAACTCATGA
- the radC gene encoding RadC family protein, giving the protein MNTKLPTSLMIRDVHVSDRPRERLVRQGASSLSNQELIAILLRTGTKQESVLHLANRVLNYFEQIQELKNASIEEITAVKGIGQAKAVQLLAAVELGKRLSRQKTDDKFTIRSPKDAATYLMQDMTSLNQEHFVTLFLNVKNQILHKQTIFIGSLNASIVHPREIFREAVKRSAASIICAHNHPSGNPAPSKEDIDVTKRLYEAGLLMGIELIDHVIIGDHQFISLKEKGYM; this is encoded by the coding sequence ATGAATACTAAGTTACCGACTTCCCTTATGATTCGTGATGTACATGTGTCTGATCGTCCAAGGGAACGATTAGTTAGACAAGGTGCCTCAAGCTTATCTAACCAAGAATTGATCGCAATCCTGCTTCGTACCGGTACGAAGCAGGAATCTGTTCTTCACCTCGCAAACCGCGTCCTCAATTATTTTGAACAAATTCAGGAACTAAAAAATGCTTCCATCGAAGAAATAACTGCCGTTAAAGGTATTGGACAAGCAAAAGCCGTCCAGCTACTAGCGGCAGTTGAACTGGGGAAAAGACTATCCCGACAAAAGACAGATGACAAATTTACGATTCGTTCTCCGAAAGATGCCGCTACTTACCTAATGCAAGATATGACCTCATTGAACCAAGAGCATTTCGTCACTCTTTTTTTGAATGTCAAAAATCAAATCCTTCATAAACAAACAATTTTTATTGGCTCTCTGAATGCCTCGATAGTTCACCCTAGGGAAATTTTCCGCGAAGCTGTAAAACGTTCAGCTGCCTCGATAATTTGCGCTCATAATCATCCTTCAGGAAATCCGGCACCTTCAAAAGAAGATATAGATGTGACGAAAAGACTATATGAAGCAGGCTTACTAATGGGCATAGAACTTATTGATCACGTGATTATCGGCGATCACCAGTTTATAAGCCTAAAAGAAAAAGGGTATATGTGA